The proteins below are encoded in one region of Carettochelys insculpta isolate YL-2023 chromosome 14, ASM3395843v1, whole genome shotgun sequence:
- the LOC142020868 gene encoding uncharacterized protein LOC142020868 isoform X1, which yields MLASYTANHSHSNASYESQAARAETLQQQLLQAEVVSSKHSQQAKEYQCLVQDLKLELMRVAEQKSCAVRALGVLELEVRNLRQDSAAEVEREQREVQQLECRLKESCRLCARKEQLMQRMEEQLQLAQAAVQEKELAMEQRHTEARTLEVWLQQALQEKERSQAACNALQEELQGLRQSLQDSQQQQVVAGERGGGRLLQEHCRAYQDVPQPQPMLQAWNTAPWAVPAAGQGAPARPHRAGPAALWCARQVTKGPQTVWLPRTFSNAAQLPGRAPTAAGCSCWWARAQLPGRAPTAAGCSCWWARAQLPGRAPTAAGCSCWWARAQLPGRAPTAAGCSCWWARAQLPRVEKVRSGGKGLAGTGSLQGSLPLTRHVHSTHCTAA from the exons ATGTTGGCCTCCTACACAGCCAACCACAGTCACTCCAACGCCAGCTATGAGAgccaagcagccagagcagagacgCTCCAGCAG cagctgctccaggctgaggtGGTGAGCTCCAAGCACAGCCAGCAGGCCAAGGAGTACCAGTGCCTCGTGCAGGACTTGAAGCTGGAGCTGATGCGTGTGGCTGAGCAGAAGAGCTGTGCAGTGAGAG CCCTTGGGgtgctggagctggaggtgcGGAACCTGCGGCAGGACTCAGCTGCAGAGGTGGAGAGGGAGCAGCGGGAGGTCCAGCAGCTGGAGTGTCGGCTCAAGGAGAGCTGCAGGCTGTGTGCACGGAAGGAACAG CTCATGCAGCGAATGGAAGAGCAGCTCCAGCTCGCCCAGGCTGCCGTGCAGGAGAAGGAGCTGGCCATGGAGCAGCGGCACACAGAGGCCAGGACCCTGGAGGTGTGgctgcagcaggccctgcaggAGAAGGAGCGGAGTCAGGCAGCCTGCAATGCGCTGCAGGAGGAGCTCCAGGGGCTGCGCCAGAGCCTGcaggacagccagcagcagcaggtggtggcCGGTGAGCGAGGCGGTGGCAGGCTCTTGCAGGAGCATTGCCGTGCCTACCAGGACgttccccagccacagcccatgCTGCAGGCCTGGAACACGGCCCCTTGggctgtgccagctgcagggcagggagcacctgcACGCCCTCACCGCGCGGGTCCCGCTGCCTTGTGGTGCGCCAGGCAGGTCACAAAGGGGCCCCAGactgtgtggctgcccaggacattttcaaatgctgcccagctgcctggcagagcacccacagcggcTGGCTGTTCCTGCTGGTGGGCACGGGCCCAGCTgcctggcagagcacccacagcggcTGGCTGTTCCTGCTGGTGGGCACGGGCCCAGCTgcctggcagagcacccacagcggcTGGCTGTTCCTGCTGGTGGGCACGGGCCCAGCTgcctggcagagcacccacagcggcTGGCTGTTCCTGCTGGTGGGCACGGGCCCAGCTGCCACGGGTGGAAAAAGTCCGCAGTGGAGGAAAAGGATTGGCGGGAACCGGCTCACTACAGGGCTCGCTGCCCCTGACGCGACACGTCCATTCCACTCACTGCACAGCTGCCTAG
- the LOC142020868 gene encoding uncharacterized protein LOC142020868 isoform X2 has protein sequence MRVAEQKSCAVRALGVLELEVRNLRQDSAAEVEREQREVQQLECRLKESCRLCARKEQLMQRMEEQLQLAQAAVQEKELAMEQRHTEARTLEVWLQQALQEKERSQAACNALQEELQGLRQSLQDSQQQQVVAGERGGGRLLQEHCRAYQDVPQPQPMLQAWNTAPWAVPAAGQGAPARPHRAGPAALWCARQVTKGPQTVWLPRTFSNAAQLPGRAPTAAGCSCWWARAQLPGRAPTAAGCSCWWARAQLPGRAPTAAGCSCWWARAQLPGRAPTAAGCSCWWARAQLPRVEKVRSGGKGLAGTGSLQGSLPLTRHVHSTHCTAA, from the exons ATGCGTGTGGCTGAGCAGAAGAGCTGTGCAGTGAGAG CCCTTGGGgtgctggagctggaggtgcGGAACCTGCGGCAGGACTCAGCTGCAGAGGTGGAGAGGGAGCAGCGGGAGGTCCAGCAGCTGGAGTGTCGGCTCAAGGAGAGCTGCAGGCTGTGTGCACGGAAGGAACAG CTCATGCAGCGAATGGAAGAGCAGCTCCAGCTCGCCCAGGCTGCCGTGCAGGAGAAGGAGCTGGCCATGGAGCAGCGGCACACAGAGGCCAGGACCCTGGAGGTGTGgctgcagcaggccctgcaggAGAAGGAGCGGAGTCAGGCAGCCTGCAATGCGCTGCAGGAGGAGCTCCAGGGGCTGCGCCAGAGCCTGcaggacagccagcagcagcaggtggtggcCGGTGAGCGAGGCGGTGGCAGGCTCTTGCAGGAGCATTGCCGTGCCTACCAGGACgttccccagccacagcccatgCTGCAGGCCTGGAACACGGCCCCTTGggctgtgccagctgcagggcagggagcacctgcACGCCCTCACCGCGCGGGTCCCGCTGCCTTGTGGTGCGCCAGGCAGGTCACAAAGGGGCCCCAGactgtgtggctgcccaggacattttcaaatgctgcccagctgcctggcagagcacccacagcggcTGGCTGTTCCTGCTGGTGGGCACGGGCCCAGCTgcctggcagagcacccacagcggcTGGCTGTTCCTGCTGGTGGGCACGGGCCCAGCTgcctggcagagcacccacagcggcTGGCTGTTCCTGCTGGTGGGCACGGGCCCAGCTgcctggcagagcacccacagcggcTGGCTGTTCCTGCTGGTGGGCACGGGCCCAGCTGCCACGGGTGGAAAAAGTCCGCAGTGGAGGAAAAGGATTGGCGGGAACCGGCTCACTACAGGGCTCGCTGCCCCTGACGCGACACGTCCATTCCACTCACTGCACAGCTGCCTAG
- the LOC142020898 gene encoding uncharacterized protein LOC142020898: MGGPDPRPDWGVCRAAAGAAGLSLSPAALELVQSSVQSVQECLGASAAEVVRLEAEQRALQQRVASSEVEVEQSRKLSEQLTAALSRWKQQQYAVASLELTLRNSQEQAKALQQQLQEQECREQALHEELSRLQAREDELQQQLQHTRDQECALASRSQELQQALQSSERALQEQEQASRELQCHVQQLAEEAKHLRAHLQQCSAQLERTRSWLGQAQQQLGQATLQEAALAQLRAELGAAQAREQQSARKLTALEELSREQRAELQQQAQAVEQQRSRTQHWLRQYQESAQALALRDEELVVAKVELASVQEKLLAATEERDGAQQQLNVCRQKFVASNSEAEALRSSLGVARSDSRRLQQESEQVLATVSQWVREQRQANATLGQKMRAQLKRKAQLEGEKECSRAAAQTHGSSLRARSELTPMCWPQQGCTSGRPSPCPYLSYTADLAQPILGTGGRNPLGLATPAAGQAGS, translated from the exons ATGGGGGGCCCGGATCCTCGCCCAGA ctggggtgtgtgcagagcagcggctggggcagcagggctctccCTGTCACCAGCAGCACTGGAGCTGGTGCAGAGCAGCGTGCAGAGCGTGCAGGAGTGCCTGGGCGCCAGCGCGGCGGAGGTTGTCCGGCTGGAGGCAGAACAGCGGGCGCTGCAGCAGCGGGTGGCCAGCAgtgaggtggaggtggagcagagcag GAAGCTGAGCGAGCAGCTGACGGCAGCACTGAGCCGGTGGAAGCAGCAGCAATACGCAGTGGCCAGCCTGGAGCTGACGCTGAGGAACAGCCAGGAGCAGGCGAAAGCCTTGCAGCAGCAG CTCCAGGAgcaggagtgcagggagcaggCCCTGCACGAGGAGCTGAGCCGGCTGCAGGCCAGGGAGgatgagctccagcagcagctgcagcacaccaGGGACCAGGAGTGCGCACtggccagcaggagccaggagctgcagcaggcgctGCAAAGCAGCGAGCGTGCG ctgcaggagcaggagcaggcgaGCCGGGAGCTGCAGTGCCACGTGCAGCAGCTGGCGGAGGAGGCCAAGCACCTGCGTGCacacctgcagcagtgcagtgcCCAGCTGGAGCGCACCAGGAGCTGGCTGGGCCAAGCGCAGCAGCAGCTCGGCCAG GCCACGCtccaggaggcagccctggcccagctgcgGGCGGAGCTGGGAGCCGCTCAGGCCCGAGAGCAGCAGAGCGCCCGCAAGCTGACTGCCTTGGAAGAGCTCAGCCGGGAGCAGAGGGCGGAGCTGCAGCAG CAGGCGCAGGCCGTGGAGCAGCAGCGCAGCCGCACgcagcactggctgaggcagTACCAGGAGAGCGCCCAGGCCCTGGCACTGCGGGACGAGGAGCTGGTCGTAGCCAAGGTGGAACTGGCCTCTGTGCAAGAGAAGCTTCTTGCTGCCACTGAAGAG AGGGACGGcgcacagcagcagctcaacgTCTGTAGGCAGAAATTCGTGGCCTCCAACAGCGAG GCTGAGGCGCTGCGCTCCTCCCTGGGGGTGGCCCGCTCAGACAGCCGCCGACTGCAGCAGGAGAGCGAGCaggtgctggccactgtcagccAGTGGGTGAGGGAGCAAAG GCAAGCGAATGCCACACTGGGGCAGAAGATGCGGGCACAACTCAAGCGCAAGGCGCAGCTGGAAGGCGAGAAGGA GTGCTccagggcagcagctcagacCCATGGGTCCAGCCTCCGggcaaggagtgagctcacacccatgtgctggccccagcaaggatgtacctcaggcaggCCTAGTCCCTGCCCCTACCTCAGCTACACTGCGGATCTGGCCCAGCCCATCCTGGGCACAGGCGGTCGCAACCCCCTGGGTTTGGCCACGCCGGCAGCAGGGCAAGCAGGCAGCTGA